The following coding sequences lie in one Arachis hypogaea cultivar Tifrunner chromosome 4, arahy.Tifrunner.gnm2.J5K5, whole genome shotgun sequence genomic window:
- the LOC112797061 gene encoding uncharacterized protein isoform X1 → MAVSGSDVAALYTLLSNSMNVDQRLRGPAEEALAQSESRPGFCSCLLELIMAKDLASQNDVRLMATLYFKNSVNRYWRHRRDSSGISNEEKTHLRQKLLLYLREENEQIAQMLAVLISKIARIDYPKEWPDIFMVLSQQLQSADVLASHRIFMILFRTLKELSTKRLTSDQRNFAEISSHFFDYSWHLWQSDMQTILHGFSSLSQSYNSNPDDQHHELYLTCERWLLCSKIIRQLIISGFQSDSKCFQEVRPVKEVSPVFLSALQSFLPYYSSFEKKYPKFWDFVKRACTKLMKILVAFQGRHPYSFGDKFVLSSVVDFCLNKITDPEQYVLSFEQFLIQCMVMIKNILECTEYKPSFTGRVMDENGVTLEQMKKNISSAVGGILTSLLPNERIVLLCNVLIRRYFVLTASDLEEWYHNSEAFHHEQDMIQWTEKLRPCAEALYIVLFENYSQLLGPVVVSLLQETMNNCPTSVTEITPVLLLKDAAYGAAAYVYYELSNYLSFKDWFNGALSLELSNEHPNLRIIHRKVAIILGQWVSEVKEDTKRPVYCALIRLLQGNDLSVRLAACRSLCLHIEDANFSDREFVDLLPICWDSCFKLFDEVQEFDSKVQVLNLISTLILHVSEVIPFAEKLVQFFQKVWEESSGESLLQIQLLVALKNFVVALGYQSPICYSILLPILENGININNPDELNLLEDSMLLWEATLSHAPSMVPQLLPNFSRLVDIMERSFDHLEVAVNIIEDYIILGGNDFLSMHAANIAKILDLVVGNVNDKGLLSVLPVIDILIQCFPMEVPPLISSTLQKLILICLSGGDDRDPSKTSVKASSAAILARLLVMNTNSLAQLASDPSTSLLLQTASIPVQENILLCLVDIWVDKVDNVSCIQKKTIGLALSIILTLRLPQVIDKLDQILSVCTSVILGGNSDLTEEESSGVMSSSTSPDDGNIPSKEFRKRQIKFSDRINHISLEDSVKENLQTCAAIHGESFNAAMNSMHPSALAQLKQALKMP, encoded by the exons ATGGCGGTTTCAGGTTCCGACGTGGCGGCGCTGTACACGCTGCTTTCAAATTCGATGAACGTCGATCAACGCCTCCGTGGCCCCGCCGAAGAAGCACTTGCGCAATCGGAGTCTAGGCCCGGCTTCTGCTCCTGCCTCCTT GAGCTGATTATGGCAAAGGATTTGGCGTCGCAAAATGACGTGAGATTGATGGCCACCTTATACTTCAAAAACAGCGTTAATCGCTACTGGCGGCACCGCCGTGATTCCTC tgGGATTAGCAATGAGGAGAAAACGCATCTGAGGCAGAAGTTGCTGTTATACTTGAGAGAAGAGAATGAACAG ATTGCTCAAATGTTGGCAGTGCTCATCTCCAAAATTGCACGCATTGATTATCCTAAAGAATG GCCAGACATCTTTATGGTATTATCACAACAGCTTCAATCAGCAGATGTTCTTGCCTCCCACAGAATATTTATGATTCTGTTTAGGACTTTAAAGGAGTTGTCCACAAAACGCCTTACTTCTGACCAGCGAAACTTTGCTGAG ATATCATCCCATTTCTTTGATTATAGCTGGCACCTATGGCAAAGTGATATGCAGACAATATTGCATGGTttctcatctctttctcaatCCTATAATTCAAATCCTGACGATCAGCATCATGAACTTTATCTTACATGTGAGAGATGGTTGTTATGTTCAAAGATAATACGGCAATTAATTATTTCAGGATTTCAAAGCGATTCAAAGTGTTTTCAG GAGGTTCGGCCAGTCAAGGAAGTCTCACCTGTATTCCTAAGTGCACTTCAGTCTTTCCTTCCATACT ATTCATCTTTTGAAAAGAAGTATCCCAAATTTTGGGACTTTGTAAAGAGGGCTTGTACCAAATTGATGAAAATTTTAGTTGCCTTTCAGGGCAGACATCCTTATTCATTTGGCGATAAATTTGTGCTTTCCTCAGTTGTTGACTTCTGTTTAAATAAGATAACAGATCCTGAGCAATATGTGTTGTCATTCGAACAGTTTCTCATTCAATGTATGGTAATGATTAAGAATATCCTGGAATGTACGGAATACAAGCCAAGTTTTACTGGTAGGGTGATGGATGAAAATGGAGTTACACTGGAGCAGATGAAAAAAAACATTTCCAGTGCTGTCGGTGGTATTTTGACTTCCCTTTTGCCCAATGAACGGATAGTCCTCTTGTGTAATGTGTTGATAAGAAG GTATTTTGTTCTGACAGCAAGTGATTTGGAGGAGTGGTATCATAACTCTGAGGCTTTTCATCATGAGCAGGATATGATTCAGTGGACGGAAAAACTAAGACCATGTGCTGAAGCTTTATACATTGTATTGTTTGAAAATTATAGCCAA CTGCTAGGCCCTGTTGTGGTCTCTCTTCTCCAAGAGACTATGAATAATTGCCCAACTTCAGTGACGGAAATTACTCCAGTGTTGCTTCTTAAAGATGCTGCTTATGGAGCTGCTGCTTATGTTTATTATGAACTCTCGAATTATCTGAGCTTTAAAGACTG GTTTAATGGTGCTTTATCCCTCGAGCTCTCAAATGAACATCCCAATTTGCGTATTATTCATCGGAAAGTTGCTATAATTCTTGGGCAGTGGGTTTCTGAG GTTAAAGAAGATACAAAAAGACCTGTGTACTGTGCTTTAATCAGATTGTTACAGGGAAATGACTTATCTGTCAGG CTTGCAGCTTGTCGATCCTTGTGTTTACATATTGAAGATGCAAATTTTTCAGACAGGGAGTTTGTTGATCTTCTCCCTATCTGTTGGGACTCATGTTTCAAGCTGTTTGATGAAGTTCAGGAATTTGACTCAAAG GTCcaggttttgaatttgatttccaCCCTTATCCTTCATGTTAGTGAAGTTATTCCATTTGCAGAAAAGTTGGTTCAATTTTTTCAGAAG GTCTGGGAAGAATCCTCTGGTGAAAGTTTGCTGCAGATTCAGCTTCTTGTTGCTTTGAAAAACTTTGTGGTTGCACTTGGTTACCAGTCACCCATTTGCTACAGCATATTATTGCCAATTCTGGAGAAtggaattaatattaataatccaGATGAACTGAATCTCCTAGAAGATAGCATGCTG TTATGGGAGGCCACACTTTCCCATGCCCCGTCAATGGTGCCTCAATTACTGCCAAATTTTTCACGCCTTGTGGATATCATGGAAAGAAGCTTTGACCATTTAGAG GTTGCAGTAAACATAATTGAAGATTACATAATTTTGGGTGGAAATGACTTTCTGAGCATGCATGCTGCAAATATTGCTAAAATTCTTGATTTAGTTGTTGGAAATGTTAATGACAAAGGTCTTCTTTCAGTTCTACCTGTCATTGATATCTTAATACAG TGTTTTCCTATGGAAGTGCCACCGCTCATTAGCAGTACCTTACAA aaattaattttaatatgtttgAGTGGAGGAGATGACCGAGATCCTTCTAAAACATCTGTCAAAGCATCTTCTGCTGCCATCCTAGCAAGGCTTCTGGTGATGAATACAAACTCACTTGCCCAATTAGCATCAGATCCATCTACTTCTCTACTCCTTCAAACAGCGTCTATCCCTGTTCAAGAAAATATACTTCTTTGTCTGGTTGACATTTGGGTCGACAAG GTAGATAATGTTTCTTGCATCCAGAAGAAGACAATTGGCTTAGCCCTATCAATAATTCTGACATTAAGGCTACCTCAAGTCATTGACAAACTTGATCAAATTTTGAG TGTTTGCACTAGTGTAATTCTGGGAGGAAACAGTGACTTGACTGAGGAAGAATCCAG TGGTGTTATGAGCTCCAGTACGTCTCCTGATGATGGCAATATTCCAAGTAAAGAATTCAGAAAAAGACAG ATCAAATTTTCGGACCGTATCAATCACATATCACTTGAGGACTCTGTGAAAGAAAATCTACAAACTTGTGCTGCTATTCATGGAGAATCATTTAATGCTGCAATGAACAGTATGCACCCATCTGCGCTTGCACAATTGAAGCAAGCATTAAAGATGCCATAA
- the LOC112797061 gene encoding uncharacterized protein isoform X3, with protein sequence MQTILHGFSSLSQSYNSNPDDQHHELYLTCERWLLCSKIIRQLIISGFQSDSKCFQEVRPVKEVSPVFLSALQSFLPYYSSFEKKYPKFWDFVKRACTKLMKILVAFQGRHPYSFGDKFVLSSVVDFCLNKITDPEQYVLSFEQFLIQCMVMIKNILECTEYKPSFTGRVMDENGVTLEQMKKNISSAVGGILTSLLPNERIVLLCNVLIRRYFVLTASDLEEWYHNSEAFHHEQDMIQWTEKLRPCAEALYIVLFENYSQLLGPVVVSLLQETMNNCPTSVTEITPVLLLKDAAYGAAAYVYYELSNYLSFKDWFNGALSLELSNEHPNLRIIHRKVAIILGQWVSEVKEDTKRPVYCALIRLLQGNDLSVRLAACRSLCLHIEDANFSDREFVDLLPICWDSCFKLFDEVQEFDSKVQVLNLISTLILHVSEVIPFAEKLVQFFQKVWEESSGESLLQIQLLVALKNFVVALGYQSPICYSILLPILENGININNPDELNLLEDSMLLWEATLSHAPSMVPQLLPNFSRLVDIMERSFDHLEVAVNIIEDYIILGGNDFLSMHAANIAKILDLVVGNVNDKGLLSVLPVIDILIQCFPMEVPPLISSTLQKLILICLSGGDDRDPSKTSVKASSAAILARLLVMNTNSLAQLASDPSTSLLLQTASIPVQENILLCLVDIWVDKVDNVSCIQKKTIGLALSIILTLRLPQVIDKLDQILSVCTSVILGGNSDLTEEESSGVMSSSTSPDDGNIPSKEFRKRQIKFSDRINHISLEDSVKENLQTCAAIHGESFNAAMNSMHPSALAQLKQALKMP encoded by the exons ATGCAGACAATATTGCATGGTttctcatctctttctcaatCCTATAATTCAAATCCTGACGATCAGCATCATGAACTTTATCTTACATGTGAGAGATGGTTGTTATGTTCAAAGATAATACGGCAATTAATTATTTCAGGATTTCAAAGCGATTCAAAGTGTTTTCAG GAGGTTCGGCCAGTCAAGGAAGTCTCACCTGTATTCCTAAGTGCACTTCAGTCTTTCCTTCCATACT ATTCATCTTTTGAAAAGAAGTATCCCAAATTTTGGGACTTTGTAAAGAGGGCTTGTACCAAATTGATGAAAATTTTAGTTGCCTTTCAGGGCAGACATCCTTATTCATTTGGCGATAAATTTGTGCTTTCCTCAGTTGTTGACTTCTGTTTAAATAAGATAACAGATCCTGAGCAATATGTGTTGTCATTCGAACAGTTTCTCATTCAATGTATGGTAATGATTAAGAATATCCTGGAATGTACGGAATACAAGCCAAGTTTTACTGGTAGGGTGATGGATGAAAATGGAGTTACACTGGAGCAGATGAAAAAAAACATTTCCAGTGCTGTCGGTGGTATTTTGACTTCCCTTTTGCCCAATGAACGGATAGTCCTCTTGTGTAATGTGTTGATAAGAAG GTATTTTGTTCTGACAGCAAGTGATTTGGAGGAGTGGTATCATAACTCTGAGGCTTTTCATCATGAGCAGGATATGATTCAGTGGACGGAAAAACTAAGACCATGTGCTGAAGCTTTATACATTGTATTGTTTGAAAATTATAGCCAA CTGCTAGGCCCTGTTGTGGTCTCTCTTCTCCAAGAGACTATGAATAATTGCCCAACTTCAGTGACGGAAATTACTCCAGTGTTGCTTCTTAAAGATGCTGCTTATGGAGCTGCTGCTTATGTTTATTATGAACTCTCGAATTATCTGAGCTTTAAAGACTG GTTTAATGGTGCTTTATCCCTCGAGCTCTCAAATGAACATCCCAATTTGCGTATTATTCATCGGAAAGTTGCTATAATTCTTGGGCAGTGGGTTTCTGAG GTTAAAGAAGATACAAAAAGACCTGTGTACTGTGCTTTAATCAGATTGTTACAGGGAAATGACTTATCTGTCAGG CTTGCAGCTTGTCGATCCTTGTGTTTACATATTGAAGATGCAAATTTTTCAGACAGGGAGTTTGTTGATCTTCTCCCTATCTGTTGGGACTCATGTTTCAAGCTGTTTGATGAAGTTCAGGAATTTGACTCAAAG GTCcaggttttgaatttgatttccaCCCTTATCCTTCATGTTAGTGAAGTTATTCCATTTGCAGAAAAGTTGGTTCAATTTTTTCAGAAG GTCTGGGAAGAATCCTCTGGTGAAAGTTTGCTGCAGATTCAGCTTCTTGTTGCTTTGAAAAACTTTGTGGTTGCACTTGGTTACCAGTCACCCATTTGCTACAGCATATTATTGCCAATTCTGGAGAAtggaattaatattaataatccaGATGAACTGAATCTCCTAGAAGATAGCATGCTG TTATGGGAGGCCACACTTTCCCATGCCCCGTCAATGGTGCCTCAATTACTGCCAAATTTTTCACGCCTTGTGGATATCATGGAAAGAAGCTTTGACCATTTAGAG GTTGCAGTAAACATAATTGAAGATTACATAATTTTGGGTGGAAATGACTTTCTGAGCATGCATGCTGCAAATATTGCTAAAATTCTTGATTTAGTTGTTGGAAATGTTAATGACAAAGGTCTTCTTTCAGTTCTACCTGTCATTGATATCTTAATACAG TGTTTTCCTATGGAAGTGCCACCGCTCATTAGCAGTACCTTACAA aaattaattttaatatgtttgAGTGGAGGAGATGACCGAGATCCTTCTAAAACATCTGTCAAAGCATCTTCTGCTGCCATCCTAGCAAGGCTTCTGGTGATGAATACAAACTCACTTGCCCAATTAGCATCAGATCCATCTACTTCTCTACTCCTTCAAACAGCGTCTATCCCTGTTCAAGAAAATATACTTCTTTGTCTGGTTGACATTTGGGTCGACAAG GTAGATAATGTTTCTTGCATCCAGAAGAAGACAATTGGCTTAGCCCTATCAATAATTCTGACATTAAGGCTACCTCAAGTCATTGACAAACTTGATCAAATTTTGAG TGTTTGCACTAGTGTAATTCTGGGAGGAAACAGTGACTTGACTGAGGAAGAATCCAG TGGTGTTATGAGCTCCAGTACGTCTCCTGATGATGGCAATATTCCAAGTAAAGAATTCAGAAAAAGACAG ATCAAATTTTCGGACCGTATCAATCACATATCACTTGAGGACTCTGTGAAAGAAAATCTACAAACTTGTGCTGCTATTCATGGAGAATCATTTAATGCTGCAATGAACAGTATGCACCCATCTGCGCTTGCACAATTGAAGCAAGCATTAAAGATGCCATAA
- the LOC112797061 gene encoding uncharacterized protein isoform X2 yields MAVSGSDVAALYTLLSNSMNVDQRLRGPAEEALAQSESRPGFCSCLLELIMAKDLASQNDVRLMATLYFKNSVNRYWRHRRDSSGISNEEKTHLRQKLLLYLREENEQIAQMLAVLISKIARIDYPKEWPDIFMVLSQQLQSADVLASHRIFMILFRTLKELSTKRLTSDQRNFAEISSHFFDYSWHLWQSDMQTILHGFSSLSQSYNSNPDDQHHELYLTCERWLLCSKIIRQLIISGFQSDSKCFQEVRPVKEVSPVFLSALQSFLPYYSSFEKKYPKFWDFVKRACTKLMKILVAFQGRHPYSFGDKFVLSSVVDFCLNKITDPEQYVLSFEQFLIQCMVMIKNILECTEYKPSFTGRVMDENGVTLEQMKKNISSAVGGILTSLLPNERIVLLCNVLIRRYFVLTASDLEEWYHNSEAFHHEQDMIQWTEKLRPCAEALYIVLFENYSQLLGPVVVSLLQETMNNCPTSVTEITPVLLLKDAAYGAAAYVYYELSNYLSFKDWFNGALSLELSNEHPNLRIIHRKVAIILGQWVSEVKEDTKRPVYCALIRLLQGNDLSVRLAACRSLCLHIEDANFSDREFVDLLPICWDSCFKLFDEVQEFDSKVQVLNLISTLILHVSEVIPFAEKLVQFFQKVWEESSGESLLQIQLLVALKNFVVALGYQSPICYSILLPILENGININNPDELNLLEDSMLLWEATLSHAPSMVPQLLPNFSRLVDIMERSFDHLEVAVNIIEDYIILGGNDFLSMHAANIAKILDLVVGNVNDKGLLSVLPVIDILIQSPPCHSPFSPYRRTSSCHHPHCVVLSICGIPFHNSVVVSILLSVAAFPTSSTALSSGLPLRPPTVILKEVTILSFRLFV; encoded by the exons ATGGCGGTTTCAGGTTCCGACGTGGCGGCGCTGTACACGCTGCTTTCAAATTCGATGAACGTCGATCAACGCCTCCGTGGCCCCGCCGAAGAAGCACTTGCGCAATCGGAGTCTAGGCCCGGCTTCTGCTCCTGCCTCCTT GAGCTGATTATGGCAAAGGATTTGGCGTCGCAAAATGACGTGAGATTGATGGCCACCTTATACTTCAAAAACAGCGTTAATCGCTACTGGCGGCACCGCCGTGATTCCTC tgGGATTAGCAATGAGGAGAAAACGCATCTGAGGCAGAAGTTGCTGTTATACTTGAGAGAAGAGAATGAACAG ATTGCTCAAATGTTGGCAGTGCTCATCTCCAAAATTGCACGCATTGATTATCCTAAAGAATG GCCAGACATCTTTATGGTATTATCACAACAGCTTCAATCAGCAGATGTTCTTGCCTCCCACAGAATATTTATGATTCTGTTTAGGACTTTAAAGGAGTTGTCCACAAAACGCCTTACTTCTGACCAGCGAAACTTTGCTGAG ATATCATCCCATTTCTTTGATTATAGCTGGCACCTATGGCAAAGTGATATGCAGACAATATTGCATGGTttctcatctctttctcaatCCTATAATTCAAATCCTGACGATCAGCATCATGAACTTTATCTTACATGTGAGAGATGGTTGTTATGTTCAAAGATAATACGGCAATTAATTATTTCAGGATTTCAAAGCGATTCAAAGTGTTTTCAG GAGGTTCGGCCAGTCAAGGAAGTCTCACCTGTATTCCTAAGTGCACTTCAGTCTTTCCTTCCATACT ATTCATCTTTTGAAAAGAAGTATCCCAAATTTTGGGACTTTGTAAAGAGGGCTTGTACCAAATTGATGAAAATTTTAGTTGCCTTTCAGGGCAGACATCCTTATTCATTTGGCGATAAATTTGTGCTTTCCTCAGTTGTTGACTTCTGTTTAAATAAGATAACAGATCCTGAGCAATATGTGTTGTCATTCGAACAGTTTCTCATTCAATGTATGGTAATGATTAAGAATATCCTGGAATGTACGGAATACAAGCCAAGTTTTACTGGTAGGGTGATGGATGAAAATGGAGTTACACTGGAGCAGATGAAAAAAAACATTTCCAGTGCTGTCGGTGGTATTTTGACTTCCCTTTTGCCCAATGAACGGATAGTCCTCTTGTGTAATGTGTTGATAAGAAG GTATTTTGTTCTGACAGCAAGTGATTTGGAGGAGTGGTATCATAACTCTGAGGCTTTTCATCATGAGCAGGATATGATTCAGTGGACGGAAAAACTAAGACCATGTGCTGAAGCTTTATACATTGTATTGTTTGAAAATTATAGCCAA CTGCTAGGCCCTGTTGTGGTCTCTCTTCTCCAAGAGACTATGAATAATTGCCCAACTTCAGTGACGGAAATTACTCCAGTGTTGCTTCTTAAAGATGCTGCTTATGGAGCTGCTGCTTATGTTTATTATGAACTCTCGAATTATCTGAGCTTTAAAGACTG GTTTAATGGTGCTTTATCCCTCGAGCTCTCAAATGAACATCCCAATTTGCGTATTATTCATCGGAAAGTTGCTATAATTCTTGGGCAGTGGGTTTCTGAG GTTAAAGAAGATACAAAAAGACCTGTGTACTGTGCTTTAATCAGATTGTTACAGGGAAATGACTTATCTGTCAGG CTTGCAGCTTGTCGATCCTTGTGTTTACATATTGAAGATGCAAATTTTTCAGACAGGGAGTTTGTTGATCTTCTCCCTATCTGTTGGGACTCATGTTTCAAGCTGTTTGATGAAGTTCAGGAATTTGACTCAAAG GTCcaggttttgaatttgatttccaCCCTTATCCTTCATGTTAGTGAAGTTATTCCATTTGCAGAAAAGTTGGTTCAATTTTTTCAGAAG GTCTGGGAAGAATCCTCTGGTGAAAGTTTGCTGCAGATTCAGCTTCTTGTTGCTTTGAAAAACTTTGTGGTTGCACTTGGTTACCAGTCACCCATTTGCTACAGCATATTATTGCCAATTCTGGAGAAtggaattaatattaataatccaGATGAACTGAATCTCCTAGAAGATAGCATGCTG TTATGGGAGGCCACACTTTCCCATGCCCCGTCAATGGTGCCTCAATTACTGCCAAATTTTTCACGCCTTGTGGATATCATGGAAAGAAGCTTTGACCATTTAGAG GTTGCAGTAAACATAATTGAAGATTACATAATTTTGGGTGGAAATGACTTTCTGAGCATGCATGCTGCAAATATTGCTAAAATTCTTGATTTAGTTGTTGGAAATGTTAATGACAAAGGTCTTCTTTCAGTTCTACCTGTCATTGATATCTTAATACAG TCACCCCCTTGCCACTCTCCCTTCTCACCGTATCGTCGCACCTCATCGTGCCATCACCCTCATTGCGTCGTGCTCTCTATTTGCGGCATTCCTTTCCATAACTCTGTCGTCGTGTCCATTCTTCTTTCTGTTGCCGCGTTTCCCACCTCGTCCACTGCTCTATCCTCTGGCTTGCCGTTGCGTCCCCCCACTGTCATTTTGAAAGAAGTCACCATCTTGTcgtttagactttttgtataa